The following coding sequences lie in one Flavobacterium cyclinae genomic window:
- the argS gene encoding arginine--tRNA ligase: MTLHHTLTTHIQKAVQELFNISVEKVEFQATRKDFEGDITMVVFPLVKALKGNPVEIGNQIGNFLVSHAQEVAKFNVVGGFLNIVISDAFYIEFFNSIKNNETFGFVTPKEGEKAVMVEYSSPNTNKPLHLGHIRNNLLGYSVAEIIKASGKKVYKTQIINDRGIHICKSMLAWQKFGNGQTPESSGLKGDKLVGNFYVEFDKQYKKEISELVAQGKTEEEAKKLAPSILEAQDMLRKWEAGDEEVVALWKTMNQWVYDGFAQTYKNLGVDFDSYYYESNTYLLGKEVVQFGLEKGIFEKDPDGSVWIDLTADGLDRKIVLRSDGTAVYMTQDIGTAIQRVKDFPDVGGMVYTVGNEQDYHFKVLFLILKKLGFDWADSLYHLSYGMVELPSGKMKSREGTVVDADDLMAEMTTTAQTISEELGKLDGYNAKEKAKLYQVIGLGALKYYMLKVDPKKQMMFNPEESVDFNGNTGPFIQYTYARIQSILRKADFDFKNVVVSSEVELHEKEKELIKQVQLFPEIIQSAASNHSPALIANYTYDLVKEFNSFYQQVSILGEENHDIKVFRVQLSKSVGNTIKNAFQLLGINVPERM, translated from the coding sequence ATGACATTACATCACACACTAACAACACACATCCAAAAAGCAGTTCAAGAATTATTCAATATTTCTGTTGAAAAAGTTGAATTTCAAGCTACTAGGAAAGATTTTGAAGGTGATATAACGATGGTGGTTTTTCCTTTGGTAAAAGCATTAAAAGGCAACCCGGTTGAAATTGGAAATCAAATTGGAAATTTCCTTGTTTCACATGCACAAGAAGTAGCAAAGTTTAATGTGGTAGGTGGATTTTTAAATATTGTGATTTCGGATGCTTTTTATATAGAATTTTTCAATTCAATTAAAAACAACGAAACCTTTGGTTTTGTAACTCCTAAAGAAGGTGAAAAAGCGGTAATGGTAGAATATTCTTCGCCAAATACTAATAAACCTTTGCATTTAGGTCATATTAGAAATAATTTATTAGGTTATTCAGTTGCCGAAATCATTAAAGCTTCTGGGAAAAAAGTATATAAAACGCAAATCATCAACGATAGAGGAATTCACATCTGTAAATCAATGTTGGCTTGGCAAAAATTCGGAAACGGGCAAACTCCAGAATCATCAGGATTAAAAGGTGATAAATTGGTTGGGAATTTCTATGTAGAATTTGACAAACAGTATAAAAAAGAAATTTCTGAATTAGTTGCTCAAGGAAAAACAGAGGAAGAAGCAAAGAAATTAGCACCATCTATTTTAGAAGCTCAAGATATGCTACGCAAATGGGAAGCAGGTGATGAGGAAGTAGTAGCTCTTTGGAAAACCATGAACCAATGGGTGTATGATGGTTTTGCTCAAACGTACAAAAATCTTGGTGTTGATTTTGATAGTTATTATTACGAATCCAATACGTATTTACTTGGAAAAGAAGTAGTGCAATTTGGTTTAGAAAAAGGCATTTTTGAGAAAGATCCTGATGGTTCGGTTTGGATTGATTTAACGGCGGATGGTTTAGATAGAAAAATCGTACTTCGTTCTGATGGAACAGCGGTTTACATGACACAAGATATTGGAACCGCAATCCAACGTGTGAAAGATTTTCCAGATGTTGGAGGAATGGTTTATACGGTAGGGAATGAACAAGATTATCACTTCAAAGTATTATTCTTAATCTTGAAAAAGTTAGGATTTGACTGGGCAGATAGCTTGTATCATTTATCTTACGGAATGGTGGAATTGCCTTCTGGAAAAATGAAATCGCGTGAAGGAACGGTTGTAGATGCTGATGATTTAATGGCAGAAATGACTACAACAGCGCAGACAATTTCAGAAGAATTAGGAAAATTAGACGGATATAATGCTAAAGAAAAAGCGAAGCTGTATCAAGTTATAGGATTAGGTGCATTGAAATATTATATGTTGAAGGTTGATCCGAAAAAACAAATGATGTTCAATCCTGAAGAATCGGTTGATTTTAATGGAAATACCGGACCTTTTATTCAATACACTTATGCGCGAATTCAATCGATTTTAAGAAAAGCAGATTTTGATTTCAAAAATGTTGTTGTTTCAAGCGAAGTAGAATTACATGAGAAAGAGAAGGAATTAATTAAACAAGTACAATTGTTTCCAGAGATAATTCAAAGTGCAGCATCCAATCATAGTCCGGCATTAATTGCAAATTATACGTATGATTTGGTAAAAGAATTCAATTCGTTCTATCAACAAGTTTCCATTTTAGGAGAAGAAAATCACGATATAAAAGTCTTCCGTGTTCAATTATCAAAATCCGT
- a CDS encoding outer membrane beta-barrel family protein, with amino-acid sequence MKLKLIITCFLFAMTFGFAQNSGSIKGKVIDKNTNEPLPYVNIIVKDNSKIVTGGVTTEEGNFIITKLGNQKYIVEIQFIGYTTVVKNIDLTTESNLNLGTITISEDVSELKDVEVVAERSNMVQKIDRKVINVGKDLIASGTTASEIMNNIPTVSIDPQTKEISMRGNSNVRVLIDGKPSNVSVEQLLQQIPSASIKQIELITNPSAKYNPEGMSGIINIILHKNSQDGFNGSLNTGVTFGITPKTNSALNMNYRVGKINFYTNYGFNHGINANHGFVDSERTNQENLQNFQFKNKNNSHLLKFGMDYYINDKNTLSAYTNQSFTYGSGTGLTTVAYDDPISNRNTSQLFGSNGNNKNQTYDMVFKHDFEKKDENLELQLNYSHTVNDENTLYDETILNPSESFERRNIVKGTTDYFQFNADYINPITENSKLELGVETRIQNSGNRFNDINPSFTSANNSFEFGRNIYSAYANLGKQIGKWSGQLGVRLEYFDLEADFAINETNPSFSDAQKISDDLFTAYPSAFLTYTANDKNSFNFNYSRRVDRPSIGQISPIREWTTPLMESRGNPDLVPQFTNSFEVNYTRSTKIGSITSGVFYRSISDEISRTVYNDPNNPNRNILSYANFSNNNAYGIESSGNLKFAAWWSVNVSTDVYFKTAKGTVQNANTNALENAEVDVTTFNARINNSFTATKNLRFQLFAMYRGRDRGLQYDRKEMYKMDFGATYNILKGKGTITARYNDVFENMRFAFDGNIPFRQQGAFYWESQTFYVGFNYMFGGGKNRALARKQRDANETQSGGGMF; translated from the coding sequence ATGAAACTTAAACTAATTATCACCTGCTTTTTGTTCGCTATGACTTTTGGTTTTGCACAAAATTCAGGAAGTATCAAAGGAAAAGTAATTGACAAAAACACCAATGAACCTTTGCCTTATGTAAACATTATTGTTAAAGACAATAGCAAAATTGTAACGGGAGGCGTTACAACAGAAGAAGGAAATTTCATCATCACTAAATTAGGAAATCAAAAATACATTGTTGAAATTCAATTTATTGGATATACAACGGTTGTAAAAAATATTGATTTAACAACAGAATCAAATTTAAACCTAGGAACTATAACTATTTCAGAAGACGTATCCGAATTAAAAGATGTAGAAGTTGTTGCGGAACGTTCTAATATGGTTCAAAAAATTGACAGAAAAGTGATTAATGTTGGAAAAGATTTAATCGCATCAGGAACTACAGCGTCAGAAATCATGAATAATATTCCTACTGTTAGTATCGATCCTCAAACGAAAGAAATTAGCATGAGAGGAAACAGCAATGTTCGTGTTCTAATTGATGGAAAACCTTCAAATGTTTCAGTAGAACAATTGTTACAACAAATTCCTTCGGCTTCAATCAAACAAATCGAATTGATTACAAATCCTTCGGCAAAATATAATCCAGAAGGGATGAGCGGAATCATCAATATTATTTTGCATAAAAATTCGCAAGACGGGTTTAATGGTTCTTTAAACACTGGAGTTACTTTTGGAATTACACCAAAGACAAATTCGGCATTAAACATGAATTACCGCGTAGGAAAAATAAATTTTTACACCAATTATGGCTTTAATCACGGAATAAATGCAAATCACGGATTTGTTGATAGTGAAAGAACTAATCAAGAAAACCTACAAAATTTCCAATTCAAAAACAAAAACAATTCGCACCTATTAAAATTTGGAATGGATTATTACATTAACGATAAAAATACTCTATCTGCTTACACCAATCAAAGTTTTACTTATGGTTCTGGCACAGGATTGACAACCGTTGCTTATGATGATCCAATTAGCAATAGAAATACAAGTCAGCTTTTTGGTAGTAACGGAAATAATAAAAACCAAACCTACGACATGGTTTTTAAGCACGACTTTGAAAAGAAAGATGAAAATTTAGAACTTCAATTGAATTATTCTCATACGGTAAATGATGAAAACACACTTTATGATGAAACCATTTTAAACCCATCAGAAAGTTTTGAAAGAAGAAATATTGTTAAAGGAACAACTGATTATTTTCAGTTTAATGCTGATTATATAAATCCAATAACAGAAAATTCTAAATTGGAATTAGGAGTTGAGACGAGAATTCAGAATTCAGGAAATCGTTTTAATGATATCAACCCTAGTTTTACAAGTGCTAATAATTCGTTTGAATTTGGAAGAAATATTTATTCAGCTTATGCTAATTTAGGAAAGCAAATAGGGAAATGGAGTGGTCAATTGGGTGTTCGATTAGAGTATTTTGATTTAGAAGCAGATTTTGCCATCAATGAAACAAATCCAAGTTTTAGCGATGCCCAAAAAATAAGTGATGATTTATTTACAGCTTATCCATCGGCTTTTTTAACGTATACTGCAAATGATAAAAACTCTTTCAATTTTAATTATTCAAGAAGAGTTGACCGTCCAAGTATTGGACAAATTAGCCCAATTAGAGAATGGACAACGCCTTTAATGGAATCAAGAGGAAATCCCGATTTAGTTCCACAATTTACAAATTCGTTTGAAGTAAATTATACAAGATCTACTAAAATTGGATCCATTACAAGCGGTGTGTTTTATAGAAGCATTTCAGATGAGATTTCAAGAACTGTTTATAACGACCCTAACAATCCAAATAGAAACATCTTATCTTATGCCAATTTTTCAAATAATAATGCATACGGAATTGAATCATCAGGAAATTTAAAATTCGCCGCATGGTGGTCTGTTAATGTAAGTACCGATGTTTATTTCAAAACTGCTAAAGGAACGGTACAAAATGCCAACACAAACGCTTTAGAAAATGCCGAAGTGGATGTAACAACATTTAATGCAAGAATTAACAACAGTTTTACAGCAACAAAAAATTTACGTTTCCAATTATTTGCTATGTATAGAGGTAGAGATCGTGGATTACAATATGATAGAAAAGAAATGTATAAAATGGATTTTGGAGCAACTTACAACATCTTAAAAGGAAAAGGTACAATAACAGCTCGTTATAATGACGTTTTTGAAAATATGCGATTTGCTTTTGATGGTAACATTCCGTTTAGACAACAAGGTGCTTTTTACTGGGAAAGTCAAACGTTTTATGTAGGATTCAATTACATGTTTGGTGGTGGAAAAAACCGTGCTTTAGCAAGAAAACAAAGAGATGCTAACGAAACACAAAGTGGTGGTGGAATGTTTTAA
- a CDS encoding 3-oxoacyl-ACP synthase III family protein: MYHSKISGLGYYVPNNVVTNDDLSKIMDTNDEWIQERTGIQERRHVIRGEDTTTSMGVKAAQIAIERSGVAKEDIDFVIFATLSPDYYFPGPGVLVQRDLGLRTVGALDVRNQCSGFVYAISIADQYIKTGMYKNVLVIGSELHSTGLDMTTRGRGVSVIFGDGAGAAVLSREEDLSKGILSTHLHSEGQHAEELSLIAPGMGKRWVTDIIADNDPNDESYYPYMNGQFVFKNAVVRFSEVINEGLQANNLQVSDINMLVPHQANLRISQFIQQKFRLTDDQVFNNIQKYGNTTAASIPIALTEAWEQGKIKSGDLVVLAAFGSGFTWGSVIIRW, from the coding sequence ATGTATCATTCAAAAATTTCAGGTTTAGGTTATTACGTTCCTAATAATGTGGTAACAAACGATGATTTATCAAAAATAATGGATACTAACGACGAGTGGATTCAGGAACGTACTGGAATTCAAGAACGTCGTCATGTGATAAGAGGAGAAGATACCACCACTTCAATGGGGGTAAAAGCAGCACAAATTGCTATTGAACGTTCTGGCGTTGCTAAAGAAGATATCGATTTTGTCATCTTCGCAACTTTGAGTCCCGATTATTATTTTCCAGGACCAGGTGTTTTAGTGCAACGTGATTTAGGTTTAAGAACGGTTGGCGCATTAGATGTTCGTAATCAATGTTCAGGATTTGTATATGCGATTTCAATTGCTGACCAATACATCAAAACCGGAATGTATAAAAACGTTTTAGTAATTGGTTCTGAATTGCATTCAACTGGTTTAGATATGACTACTCGTGGAAGAGGTGTTTCAGTAATTTTTGGTGACGGTGCAGGAGCAGCTGTACTTTCAAGAGAAGAAGATTTATCTAAAGGAATTTTATCTACTCATTTACATTCTGAAGGGCAACATGCAGAAGAATTGTCATTAATTGCTCCAGGGATGGGCAAACGTTGGGTAACCGACATTATTGCAGATAACGATCCAAACGATGAAAGTTATTATCCATACATGAACGGACAATTTGTTTTCAAAAATGCAGTAGTTCGTTTTAGTGAAGTAATTAACGAAGGTTTGCAAGCGAATAATTTGCAAGTTTCCGATATTAATATGTTGGTGCCACATCAAGCGAATTTGAGAATTTCACAGTTCATTCAACAGAAATTCCGTTTAACAGATGACCAAGTGTTCAACAATATTCAAAAATACGGAAATACCACTGCAGCCTCTATTCCAATTGCTTTAACTGAAGCTTGGGAACAAGGTAAAATTAAATCAGGTGATTTAGTAGTTTTAGCTGCTTTTGGTTCTGGATTTACTTGGGGAAGTGTTATTATTAGATGGTAA